The following proteins are encoded in a genomic region of Sorangiineae bacterium MSr12523:
- a CDS encoding AraC family transcriptional regulator: MSETYVPRYRIPRALLLRLTQSGIDLEALAKTAGLNPQRLSELLPSAQRDVFLAGAASRLPPGSGLSIGLTAPIELLGLTGLAVMSCSTVSEALALLARRVPAMTGDAMAMVPRIGQTAVRFFPVEKASYARQTVERELSFVLGLVRRLTGKPASPVYASFAFARPEYHTRYGITFGCPVHFDQPVNEVCFKDSDLAGGVVTSNPDLEAIFRVQAEEEALIQDSSAHIEARARAALRGALFGHAPDAPELARLLRVPDRELSEGLKRAGTSFRTLLDQVRRERALLATRQPPSRLRKQIAFLVGVDPRNLDRYFRIWTGMTLGAYQQASQLGGDAADIRAEPPTGETAT, encoded by the coding sequence ATGAGCGAAACCTACGTACCGCGATATCGAATTCCACGGGCCCTTCTCCTAAGGCTGACCCAATCGGGCATCGACCTCGAAGCCCTGGCAAAGACGGCCGGCCTTAACCCTCAGCGGCTGTCCGAACTTCTGCCGAGCGCACAGAGGGACGTCTTCCTGGCGGGAGCCGCGAGCAGGCTTCCCCCGGGGTCTGGATTGTCTATCGGGCTCACTGCGCCCATCGAGCTGCTCGGCCTGACCGGCTTGGCCGTGATGTCCTGCTCCACCGTGAGCGAGGCCCTCGCCCTCCTCGCTCGCCGCGTGCCCGCGATGACAGGGGATGCCATGGCGATGGTGCCGCGGATCGGCCAGACGGCTGTCCGATTTTTTCCCGTCGAGAAGGCGTCCTACGCGAGGCAGACCGTCGAACGCGAGCTGAGCTTCGTGCTGGGACTGGTCCGACGCCTCACGGGGAAGCCGGCATCCCCCGTCTACGCATCGTTTGCGTTCGCGCGCCCCGAATATCACACGCGCTACGGCATCACGTTTGGCTGCCCGGTCCACTTCGACCAGCCGGTGAATGAAGTCTGCTTCAAGGACTCGGACCTGGCAGGTGGCGTTGTGACGTCAAACCCCGATCTGGAAGCGATCTTCCGGGTGCAAGCCGAGGAGGAAGCTCTGATCCAAGACTCCTCGGCTCACATTGAGGCGAGGGCGCGTGCTGCGCTCCGAGGAGCCCTCTTCGGCCACGCACCCGATGCCCCCGAGCTCGCCCGCTTGCTCCGAGTGCCCGATCGAGAGCTGTCCGAAGGACTGAAACGCGCGGGAACGTCTTTTCGCACGCTGCTCGACCAGGTGCGCCGCGAACGCGCCCTCCTCGCGACGCGACAGCCCCCGTCGCGCCTGCGGAAGCAGATCGCGTTCCTCGTTGGTGTCGACCCCCGCAACCTCGACCGGTACTTTCGGATATGGACGGGCATGACACTCGGCGCGTATCAACAAGCGTCCCAGCTCGGCGGAGACGCGGCTGATATCCGCGCGGAACCACCCACCGGCGAGACCGCAACTTGA
- a CDS encoding DUF4280 domain-containing protein, which translates to MTFFLARGATLVCSKGGAPSQLAVPSRDGSGELPDGSPIATAQDFGEANILPFGTCKVTQQACKPSVLLPWTSAGDVVDGDGIGWLTQDSKCVCSVGGTIEAADAGQDAIEVA; encoded by the coding sequence ATGACATTTTTTTTGGCCCGCGGGGCCACGCTCGTGTGCAGCAAGGGGGGGGCGCCATCGCAGCTCGCCGTTCCGTCGCGGGATGGGTCGGGCGAATTGCCTGACGGATCGCCGATAGCGACCGCGCAGGACTTCGGCGAGGCGAACATCCTTCCTTTTGGCACGTGCAAAGTAACCCAGCAGGCGTGCAAGCCGTCTGTTCTCCTGCCATGGACGTCCGCGGGCGATGTCGTTGATGGGGACGGGATCGGTTGGCTCACCCAGGACTCGAAGTGCGTGTGCAGTGTAGGCGGCACGATCGAAGCGGCGGACGCAGGCCAGGACGCGATCGAGGTGGCGTAG
- a CDS encoding peptidoglycan-binding protein codes for MDLSSLNPLARVTNLLPGGGESAHDDQFKLAAGTFRRNELRVAEFNGTERINDLYLYPVLVVTDKPFGALVALKGLDACLSIGGVDGHDARAIQGIVAHVETRGAVPGDEGKGRRLAELLIAPRLWLLTERTTNRVFYQKTPKEIVQQVLASIGIKAEHCCWHIKEDRYPRLPIVIQRNETDYEFFCRVLSEAGILFFFDHASDSLLSGASAVAGEAAAIADAIGGAVADVANEVGKATKTLTILTFTDNARHLPAVQDMAALNEAATSAIKSGIGALAGAIVGGDAARDVEEAVDDVVESMPDSIVYDASGVSSEKERFWDFRVKASIGPKRLHIIERDIHAGKNWVGAVETKSVTAALHAGVGLHMGKGGPSLKARGSFDFDVDAPNLPPEILRKHLYQVNPTLRFYQDQRERMEMELQRERVHSVIASGTGNCRRLGAGYRFMLEKYSYDELDREYTTVFFECKGQAHTDPFSGETQYAYSNSIVCVPAHVIPRPARLRGPILGDDVATVATQEGERVTSLLDADEQGHVKLVFPWELAADEVTPRGALAYGAEQSDAARIPVTQALAGDNFGTRNIPRDGAHVVAGFFNGQSGRPLVRGCLFDETNRMPFRGDPRHYQKIGIFSQTIPYDGGASEISIDDQRGAELVNVHSQRDIDVHARHEFRARIDANAVAYVAGPVNVEVEGAFLTQIAGTERRMVLESRVDHVKDTISTTCGSSEFTVTRDMSVKAGGQYELQAAGESKVAHERSRTTTIGEDDVTSIGRNEIVTVLGESNKHVSGQCRVAGKKLLLEAEESIRISVKGSSIELRPDGIYLSGDTVKCVSKKLELHAEGAGVRLDNLVEVMSSDIVLQGAGARLKLAEAAQLTGRKIQIGKGDGATVGAQKLKDATVKKAPLICLDEDRQPLASRRYQLEIGGQLLEGMTDAHGRVMVPMVDDTTTSSCTVWKGDFPDGERVIYPLTRGPIESADSVLGAQQCLRNLGWYSGPLSGAMNSTMLDTLLCFQDHHDLEVTGELDSSTSAKITELHSPT; via the coding sequence ATGGATCTATCGTCATTGAATCCGCTTGCCCGCGTGACCAATCTCCTTCCAGGTGGGGGCGAGAGCGCTCACGACGACCAGTTCAAACTCGCGGCGGGAACATTCCGAAGGAACGAACTTCGCGTCGCAGAGTTCAATGGTACGGAGCGCATCAACGACCTATACCTGTATCCCGTTCTCGTCGTCACCGATAAGCCCTTCGGGGCGCTCGTCGCGCTCAAGGGGCTTGACGCGTGCCTCTCGATCGGGGGAGTCGATGGTCACGACGCGCGCGCCATCCAGGGGATTGTCGCGCATGTGGAGACGCGGGGCGCCGTACCGGGTGACGAGGGCAAGGGGCGACGTCTCGCGGAACTGTTGATTGCACCGCGGCTCTGGCTATTGACCGAGAGGACGACGAACCGCGTCTTCTATCAGAAAACGCCGAAGGAAATCGTTCAGCAGGTTCTGGCGTCCATCGGGATCAAAGCGGAACACTGCTGCTGGCATATCAAGGAGGATCGGTATCCCAGATTACCAATCGTCATTCAGAGAAACGAAACGGACTACGAGTTCTTCTGCCGCGTCCTCTCGGAGGCCGGCATTTTATTCTTTTTCGACCATGCGTCCGATTCTCTCCTCTCGGGTGCTTCCGCGGTGGCTGGTGAGGCCGCCGCCATTGCCGACGCGATCGGGGGCGCGGTTGCCGACGTGGCTAATGAAGTAGGCAAAGCGACGAAGACGCTCACGATTCTGACGTTTACAGATAACGCGCGTCATCTGCCGGCTGTCCAGGACATGGCGGCCCTGAATGAAGCCGCCACGAGCGCGATCAAGAGCGGAATCGGCGCCCTGGCCGGGGCAATTGTTGGTGGCGATGCGGCTAGGGACGTCGAAGAAGCCGTGGATGATGTCGTGGAGAGCATGCCAGATTCGATCGTGTATGACGCCAGCGGCGTCAGCTCGGAGAAGGAGCGCTTTTGGGACTTCCGAGTAAAAGCCTCCATTGGACCGAAGCGTCTACACATCATCGAACGCGATATTCATGCCGGAAAGAATTGGGTAGGAGCGGTCGAAACCAAATCCGTAACCGCCGCGCTCCACGCGGGGGTTGGCCTTCATATGGGAAAGGGGGGCCCCTCGCTTAAGGCGCGAGGGAGCTTCGACTTCGATGTGGACGCTCCCAATCTGCCGCCGGAGATTCTCCGAAAGCACCTGTATCAGGTGAATCCCACATTGCGCTTTTACCAGGACCAGCGAGAGCGCATGGAGATGGAATTGCAACGCGAGCGGGTGCACAGTGTTATCGCGAGTGGGACGGGCAACTGCCGCCGGTTGGGCGCAGGATACCGTTTCATGCTGGAGAAGTACTCCTACGATGAACTCGATCGCGAATACACGACCGTCTTCTTCGAGTGCAAGGGCCAGGCTCACACGGATCCCTTCTCGGGCGAGACGCAGTACGCGTACTCTAATTCGATCGTGTGCGTTCCCGCTCATGTCATTCCCCGTCCCGCACGTCTGCGTGGACCGATCCTCGGCGACGACGTTGCGACCGTCGCGACCCAGGAGGGCGAGCGCGTGACATCGTTGTTGGACGCGGACGAGCAAGGACACGTGAAGCTCGTGTTCCCATGGGAGCTCGCGGCTGATGAGGTCACGCCGCGCGGCGCCCTCGCATACGGGGCCGAGCAGAGCGATGCTGCTCGCATTCCGGTGACTCAAGCTCTCGCTGGCGACAACTTCGGAACAAGAAACATCCCGCGCGACGGAGCCCACGTCGTGGCCGGTTTTTTCAACGGCCAGAGTGGAAGGCCACTCGTTCGAGGATGCCTCTTTGACGAGACGAATCGAATGCCCTTCCGTGGCGACCCGCGGCATTACCAAAAGATCGGCATCTTCTCCCAGACGATCCCCTACGATGGTGGGGCGAGCGAGATTTCAATCGACGATCAGCGTGGCGCCGAGCTTGTGAATGTGCACTCGCAGCGCGACATCGACGTGCACGCGCGCCATGAGTTTCGTGCACGAATCGACGCCAACGCCGTCGCTTACGTGGCGGGTCCCGTGAACGTCGAGGTCGAAGGCGCCTTTCTCACGCAGATCGCGGGGACGGAGAGACGTATGGTTCTCGAGAGCCGGGTGGACCATGTCAAGGATACCATCTCGACAACGTGCGGCTCTAGCGAGTTCACCGTCACGAGGGACATGTCGGTCAAAGCCGGGGGTCAGTACGAACTACAGGCAGCAGGCGAGAGCAAGGTGGCGCACGAGCGATCGCGCACCACCACGATTGGCGAAGACGATGTCACGTCCATCGGTCGGAACGAAATCGTGACGGTGCTTGGTGAAAGCAACAAGCACGTTTCCGGACAGTGCCGCGTCGCAGGAAAGAAGCTCCTTCTCGAAGCCGAGGAATCCATCCGCATAAGCGTCAAGGGTTCATCAATCGAGTTGCGTCCCGACGGCATCTACCTTTCCGGCGACACTGTCAAGTGCGTGTCGAAGAAGCTCGAGCTCCACGCCGAAGGCGCCGGCGTGCGTCTCGACAACCTCGTGGAAGTCATGTCGAGCGATATCGTCCTGCAGGGAGCGGGGGCACGCTTGAAGCTCGCGGAGGCTGCGCAACTCACGGGCAGGAAGATTCAGATTGGCAAGGGCGATGGGGCTACCGTCGGGGCGCAGAAGCTCAAAGACGCGACGGTCAAGAAAGCACCATTGATATGCCTCGATGAGGATAGACAGCCGCTTGCGAGTCGCAGATACCAGCTCGAAATCGGAGGTCAGCTGCTCGAGGGAATGACCGACGCCCACGGGCGGGTGATGGTCCCCATGGTTGATGACACGACGACGAGCAGTTGCACCGTGTGGAAGGGTGACTTTCCTGACGGAGAACGGGTTATATACCCCCTAACGCGAGGCCCTATCGAGAGCGCCGATTCCGTGTTGGGAGCGCAGCAGTGCCTTCGGAATCTGGGATGGTACTCCGGCCCCCTCAGCGGTGCGATGAACAGCACCATGCTCGACACGCTCCTTTGCTTCCAAGATCACCACGACCTCGAAGTCACCGGCGAGCTGGATAGCTCGACCTCTGCCAAGATCACCGAACTACATTCCCCGACGTAA
- a CDS encoding type VI secretion system baseplate subunit TssK: MIPLQPHYPPSMFVTRAHLQAATRYCESAALRTFRRILPDSYGIAEMLIDDGALARGTLRFRKLDVRFQSGLPAVIDDTGPVMLDADVKPRLYGLTNSIGVSLAVPRFVHDGSNISADDHGARSTRFVKSLTANGGWIRPKLEIVFDGDPRDQYDPSEVLALGRIERVGHTLRFAPSTWPVSLHVHACDPLKQAVEVVLKALARRHDELLAAREADTFHLTLGAFPQDALELLEIVGAKLAALALLLDHPTARPLSIYEQLKSLYLSLAAFEDELAQPPKYEHDKLGDVIPWFVPRIVDLVDRVARQDVTWFAFERVDDLGTFALRFPPDAFPSRKRPVLVAWWPETAEHLVDSTYLRKLPALLKMAGPAAISSIKQSAVSGVRVKVDDDPPRDVPFGRGILAYTVLRRQDESEAHQGPDGPRSSYWTEIMSTGEVHLHVPDAPPPLQFYLYAVDSEG, from the coding sequence GTGATCCCCCTTCAGCCACACTATCCGCCGAGCATGTTCGTTACCCGGGCCCATCTCCAGGCGGCGACCCGCTACTGCGAGAGCGCCGCCCTCCGCACCTTCCGCCGCATCCTGCCCGATTCGTACGGGATCGCCGAGATGCTCATCGACGATGGCGCATTGGCTCGAGGCACGCTCCGATTTCGGAAACTTGACGTGCGGTTCCAGTCGGGTCTGCCGGCGGTCATCGATGACACGGGCCCCGTGATGCTCGACGCCGATGTCAAACCTCGCCTGTACGGCCTCACGAATTCCATCGGGGTCTCCTTGGCGGTACCGCGATTCGTGCACGATGGCTCGAACATCAGCGCGGACGACCACGGAGCACGATCGACGCGGTTCGTGAAAAGTCTCACCGCGAATGGCGGATGGATCCGTCCAAAGCTGGAAATCGTCTTCGACGGCGACCCTCGCGACCAATACGATCCCTCCGAGGTGCTGGCTCTCGGGCGCATCGAGCGTGTGGGGCATACACTGCGCTTCGCTCCCTCTACCTGGCCCGTGTCCCTCCATGTGCATGCCTGCGATCCACTCAAGCAGGCAGTCGAAGTGGTGCTCAAGGCGCTGGCAAGGCGTCATGATGAGCTCCTCGCAGCGCGCGAGGCAGATACGTTTCACCTGACGCTCGGGGCCTTCCCGCAGGACGCGCTCGAGCTGCTCGAAATTGTCGGCGCCAAACTCGCGGCGCTCGCGCTGCTTCTTGACCACCCCACCGCGCGTCCGTTGAGTATCTACGAACAGCTCAAGAGCTTATATCTATCCTTGGCGGCATTCGAGGACGAGCTCGCGCAGCCACCGAAGTACGAGCACGACAAGCTTGGCGATGTCATTCCGTGGTTCGTCCCGCGGATTGTCGACCTCGTGGACAGGGTCGCGCGTCAGGACGTGACTTGGTTCGCGTTCGAGCGCGTCGACGATCTCGGAACGTTCGCGCTTAGGTTTCCCCCCGACGCCTTCCCGAGCAGGAAGCGCCCCGTCCTTGTTGCGTGGTGGCCCGAGACCGCCGAGCACCTGGTCGACAGCACGTACCTCAGAAAGTTGCCCGCGCTGCTCAAGATGGCCGGGCCGGCCGCCATTTCGAGCATCAAGCAGAGCGCCGTCAGCGGCGTTCGCGTCAAGGTCGACGACGACCCGCCTCGGGACGTCCCGTTCGGCCGCGGCATCCTCGCGTATACGGTCTTGCGGCGCCAGGACGAGAGCGAGGCTCACCAGGGGCCTGATGGCCCGCGAAGTTCGTACTGGACGGAGATCATGAGCACGGGCGAGGTGCACTTGCATGTGCCAGACGCCCCGCCGCCACTTCAATTCTACCTGTATGCCGTGGATTCGGAGGGGTAG
- the tssC gene encoding type VI secretion system contractile sheath large subunit, with translation MRAPDTVREATSENLDPRIATILGSISLVDKLIAKIDQHVASCVDAILHHPAFQALEAAWRGLKFVVDSVEPGRSVKIDVWWCSKSELQMDLEDNIDRTKSTFFQIVYSGEYGQHGGVPYRAVFACFPISSTPPDMALLRGVAAVAAMAHAPIFVDADPRLFGVSSFQELRGDLRAIFGAPRLQKWNEFRTAEDSKYVGVLLPKMQLRLPYRDAELHLPFGAAGDDDEPSFIYNERIQDVNDLLWGSATYAFATRLADSHVRFGTAMGLVGTSDALPPARDWHRAMNGDALKPPVDVVFSHDLEVSLAAHGFIPLTSDPIHCTFRFSSANSLQKPKIFGGEHGPQDTRNYFMATQMPYLLFACPFAHVIKLTQREIAGSHQSVESIARILTASLKPYQNSNPSRALALKYPLREAQVEVIELPWQPEWYAIRILLWPHMTYKGVDIGLALPGKLERNPRQRLSGAHAQGGRP, from the coding sequence ATGAGAGCGCCGGACACCGTGCGGGAAGCAACTTCGGAGAATCTCGACCCTCGAATCGCCACCATACTCGGCTCGATCAGTTTGGTCGACAAGCTCATTGCAAAGATCGATCAACATGTCGCGAGTTGCGTGGATGCCATTTTGCACCACCCAGCCTTTCAAGCACTCGAAGCGGCGTGGCGCGGGTTGAAGTTCGTCGTCGACAGCGTGGAGCCCGGACGAAGCGTGAAGATCGATGTGTGGTGGTGCTCAAAAAGTGAACTCCAAATGGATCTGGAGGACAATATCGACCGGACCAAGTCGACATTCTTTCAAATTGTCTACTCGGGTGAATACGGCCAGCACGGTGGTGTCCCTTACAGAGCAGTCTTTGCGTGCTTTCCTATATCCTCGACGCCTCCCGACATGGCCCTTTTGCGTGGCGTCGCAGCCGTGGCAGCTATGGCGCACGCTCCCATTTTCGTCGATGCCGATCCGAGGCTCTTCGGCGTTTCGAGCTTTCAGGAACTCCGCGGGGACCTTCGCGCAATATTCGGGGCGCCACGTCTCCAAAAGTGGAACGAGTTTCGGACCGCGGAAGATAGCAAGTACGTGGGGGTACTGCTCCCGAAAATGCAGTTGCGGCTCCCCTACCGTGATGCGGAGTTGCATCTCCCCTTTGGCGCCGCGGGCGACGACGACGAACCGAGCTTCATCTACAACGAGCGCATCCAGGATGTGAATGACCTCCTGTGGGGCAGCGCCACCTATGCCTTTGCAACGCGTCTCGCGGATAGCCATGTGCGTTTTGGAACCGCGATGGGGCTCGTCGGCACCTCCGACGCGCTGCCGCCGGCGCGGGATTGGCACCGAGCCATGAATGGGGACGCTCTGAAGCCGCCAGTTGACGTCGTGTTCTCACACGACCTCGAAGTTTCGTTGGCAGCGCACGGATTCATCCCACTCACCAGCGACCCGATTCATTGCACATTCCGATTTTCCAGCGCCAACAGCCTTCAGAAACCAAAGATTTTCGGTGGCGAGCATGGACCGCAGGACACGCGAAACTATTTTATGGCCACGCAGATGCCATATTTATTGTTTGCATGCCCATTCGCTCACGTCATCAAGCTTACCCAACGTGAGATTGCCGGCAGCCATCAATCTGTCGAGAGCATTGCGCGTATCCTTACCGCTAGTCTGAAGCCGTACCAGAATTCAAACCCGTCGCGGGCGCTGGCTCTCAAGTATCCGCTTCGCGAAGCGCAGGTGGAGGTGATCGAGCTTCCGTGGCAACCCGAGTGGTACGCAATTCGAATTCTTCTTTGGCCTCACATGACTTACAAGGGGGTGGACATCGGACTTGCGCTCCCGGGCAAACTCGAACGAAACCCCAGGCAGCGTCTCTCCGGCGCACATGCGCAGGGAGGTCGCCCGTGA
- a CDS encoding type VI secretion system baseplate subunit TssK, with protein MLMMPLWRDDVDIVANHFQAAIEYHKRCVQHERDHVNTEAWGIDDIEIDVSALARGRVDILRLNATFPDISEVIVGPGDIPLTGRLPDLSAHGSVIMHVALPKLHPSRANALPAGTRNSSARYEVEEHDISDFENGRKPVRAPFLRPNVRLLSDQDQLDRFDTLPCVRITRDRRGKPILDRSFVPPIWRVRASAYLIEQLEKLSEGLLELKTWADNWNAPADLLHRRTQLRRVLGESVEWVADILDRPLKSPRDAHLQLAVVLQSLAVFTPRAKAPLPPRVQNGDGAAREKSLPAFEHFNLTDTFSGLFAALDKVVAEIAEKKHLEIPLPPVPEAPWARHADLSKEGLLAKEFYLAISGSDLEQLRKIGVPELIKIGPLDKLVNMKYATSRGVPLHWTAAPPKLPQVRGVFYFQIDKSSPIWAEICHSLSMGLQYDHISGITNVVLYAVDSENK; from the coding sequence ATGTTGATGATGCCGTTGTGGCGGGACGATGTGGATATTGTGGCAAACCACTTTCAGGCTGCCATCGAGTATCACAAACGGTGCGTTCAACACGAACGCGACCACGTGAACACGGAGGCGTGGGGGATCGACGACATCGAGATTGACGTATCGGCGCTCGCGCGGGGACGGGTGGATATCCTACGACTGAACGCGACCTTCCCCGACATCAGCGAGGTGATCGTGGGCCCAGGTGACATCCCCCTGACGGGCCGGCTGCCTGACCTATCGGCCCACGGCTCCGTGATCATGCACGTAGCACTGCCCAAGCTTCATCCCTCGCGCGCGAACGCGCTACCGGCCGGCACCCGAAACTCGAGCGCCCGCTACGAGGTCGAAGAGCACGACATTTCCGACTTCGAGAACGGACGGAAGCCGGTGCGTGCCCCCTTTCTCCGGCCAAATGTTAGGCTCTTGTCCGACCAAGACCAGCTCGACAGATTCGACACGCTTCCCTGTGTCCGGATCACGCGAGACAGGCGTGGCAAGCCTATCCTGGACCGCTCGTTTGTGCCTCCAATCTGGCGCGTCCGTGCCTCGGCCTACTTGATCGAGCAACTCGAGAAGCTTTCGGAAGGCTTGCTGGAGCTCAAGACGTGGGCCGACAATTGGAATGCGCCCGCGGATCTGCTCCACCGACGCACGCAACTACGCAGGGTCCTCGGCGAATCCGTTGAATGGGTAGCCGACATCCTCGACCGGCCCCTGAAATCGCCCCGTGACGCACACTTGCAGCTCGCAGTCGTCCTTCAATCACTCGCAGTGTTTACCCCGCGGGCCAAAGCCCCGCTTCCCCCGCGCGTGCAGAACGGCGACGGAGCCGCTCGAGAAAAGTCGCTGCCCGCCTTCGAACACTTCAATCTAACCGATACATTCTCCGGGCTATTTGCTGCGCTGGACAAGGTCGTCGCCGAGATCGCCGAGAAGAAGCATCTGGAGATACCTCTCCCGCCGGTACCGGAAGCACCGTGGGCGCGCCATGCAGACCTAAGCAAGGAGGGGCTCCTTGCAAAGGAATTCTACCTGGCGATCTCCGGATCAGACTTGGAGCAGTTGCGTAAAATCGGCGTCCCTGAGCTCATCAAAATTGGTCCTTTGGACAAATTGGTCAATATGAAATATGCAACTTCCCGCGGAGTCCCGCTTCACTGGACGGCCGCTCCCCCAAAGCTCCCGCAAGTTCGCGGCGTCTTCTACTTTCAAATCGACAAAAGTTCGCCAATTTGGGCAGAGATTTGCCACTCGCTCTCGATGGGTCTCCAATACGACCACATTTCCGGGATTACGAACGTTGTCCTATATGCCGTCGACTCGGAAAACAAATGA